From a region of the Georgenia yuyongxinii genome:
- a CDS encoding HNH endonuclease signature motif containing protein: MVKDDGVSGAGGAVALAFPSVRVVESDGTLMVHLSVPEAALGTAAAEVAVDMTELVLSAPWWDRYEELAAAAATRAGSTTGDATATGAGSATDDAAATDDAEDDPFADLDPGRGDVAGRGELDPAELVGSAVAPRPAVTGPVIDAVDDLDAPPDDLEPEGDEGPGVRQEWESGYGLTSAPAVFLERLAPGGRLASVLGGMCVGDADDATIVEAIAGAERLASWAMAVQARAVRELTDRRGPTSLALTSAGAEISARLGITGYAGQAKVHFAAGLDLFPEVADALTTGRIDKRKADVLLNREDGLSVADHRKVVADILGVPIRTHLHPDHPTTDTDTAGAGAGDGAGGGGDQPDSDTADTTATPDQDATQADAVTDGDAIDTDTDTDTADADADADADADADADANAEAADADADVDADVEGAEAVAVTLGVEDLTGSQLRDLLRLAAVDAGGVDAATKRREKAFADRHVRFEPAPENMAWVSAFIRADQAGATRICLDALAHAAKGPNDLDTRTLDQRRADVFTDLFTTVLTRGVDLDGHELPTYHGVKPQIQVTIAAPTLLGLDDEPAQLGGYGPIPADLAREIAQDGTWRGLFTDATGCFRALGSKKYRPGADLTRQVIARDIQCTFPGCRQPAWKADLDHIASYDPAIAELIEQTTKIRLQALCRRHHNLKTNKWWTATREETTGNIIWTALTGHTYIRPPPKPLGKRLPPPSDDDPPY, from the coding sequence ATGGTCAAGGACGACGGCGTGAGCGGGGCGGGCGGCGCGGTGGCGTTGGCCTTTCCCTCGGTCCGCGTCGTGGAGTCCGACGGCACGTTGATGGTGCACCTGTCGGTGCCCGAGGCGGCGCTGGGAACGGCGGCCGCTGAGGTCGCCGTGGACATGACCGAGCTGGTGCTTTCCGCGCCGTGGTGGGACCGGTACGAGGAGCTCGCCGCCGCCGCGGCCACCCGCGCCGGCTCCACCACCGGCGACGCTACGGCCACCGGCGCCGGCTCGGCCACCGACGACGCCGCGGCCACCGACGACGCGGAGGACGATCCTTTCGCCGATCTCGACCCCGGCCGCGGGGACGTGGCCGGGCGTGGCGAGCTCGACCCGGCTGAGCTCGTTGGCTCTGCAGTCGCCCCCCGGCCGGCGGTCACCGGCCCTGTGATTGACGCCGTGGACGACCTCGATGCGCCACCGGACGACCTTGAGCCGGAAGGGGACGAGGGGCCTGGCGTCCGGCAGGAGTGGGAGTCGGGGTACGGGCTGACGTCGGCGCCGGCGGTCTTCCTCGAACGCCTCGCCCCGGGTGGGCGGCTGGCCTCGGTGCTGGGCGGGATGTGCGTCGGTGACGCGGACGACGCCACGATCGTCGAGGCGATCGCCGGCGCGGAGCGGTTGGCGTCGTGGGCGATGGCCGTCCAGGCCCGCGCGGTGCGTGAGCTGACCGACCGGCGGGGCCCGACCTCCCTGGCCCTGACCAGTGCCGGCGCGGAGATCTCCGCCCGGCTGGGCATCACCGGTTACGCCGGGCAGGCCAAGGTCCACTTCGCTGCCGGGCTGGACCTGTTCCCCGAGGTCGCCGACGCCCTGACCACCGGCCGGATCGACAAACGCAAGGCCGACGTGCTCCTCAACCGTGAGGACGGGCTGTCCGTGGCCGACCACCGCAAGGTCGTCGCCGACATCCTCGGCGTGCCGATCCGCACCCACCTCCACCCCGACCACCCCACCACCGACACCGACACCGCCGGTGCCGGCGCCGGCGACGGCGCAGGTGGCGGCGGCGACCAGCCGGATTCGGACACCGCCGACACCACCGCCACCCCTGACCAGGACGCCACACAGGCGGATGCGGTCACAGACGGCGACGCCATCGACACGGACACGGACACGGACACCGCCGACGCCGACGCCGACGCGGACGCGGACGCGGACGCGGACGCTGACGCAAACGCCGAAGCCGCGGACGCCGATGCCGATGTCGATGCCGACGTGGAGGGTGCGGAGGCGGTGGCGGTGACGTTGGGGGTGGAGGACCTGACCGGGTCGCAGCTGCGTGATCTTCTGCGTTTGGCGGCGGTGGATGCCGGTGGTGTCGACGCCGCGACCAAACGCCGGGAGAAGGCTTTCGCCGACCGCCATGTGCGGTTCGAGCCCGCCCCGGAGAACATGGCGTGGGTCTCGGCGTTCATCCGCGCCGACCAGGCCGGGGCCACCCGGATCTGTCTCGACGCCCTCGCCCACGCGGCCAAGGGGCCCAACGACCTCGACACCCGCACCCTGGACCAACGCCGCGCCGACGTTTTCACCGACTTGTTCACCACCGTGCTCACCCGCGGCGTCGACCTCGACGGCCACGAGCTCCCCACCTACCACGGGGTCAAACCCCAGATCCAGGTCACCATCGCCGCCCCCACCCTCCTGGGCCTGGACGACGAACCCGCCCAGCTCGGCGGGTACGGCCCCATCCCCGCCGACCTCGCCCGCGAGATCGCCCAGGACGGCACCTGGCGTGGCCTGTTCACCGACGCCACCGGCTGCTTCCGCGCCCTGGGGTCGAAGAAGTACCGCCCCGGCGCGGACCTGACCCGCCAGGTCATCGCCCGCGACATCCAATGCACCTTCCCCGGCTGCCGCCAACCCGCGTGGAAGGCCGACCTGGACCACATCGCGTCCTACGACCCCGCGATCGCCGAGCTGATCGAGCAGACCACCAAGATCCGCCTGCAGGCCCTGTGCCGGCGCCACCACAACCTCAAGACCAACAAATGGTGGACCGCCACCCGCGAGGAGACCACCGGCAACATCATCTGGACCGCCCTGACCGGGCACACCTACATCCGACCACCGCCCAAACCCCTCGGCAAACGCCTCCCCCCACCCAGCGACGACGACCCGCCCTACTAA
- a CDS encoding TlpA family protein disulfide reductase → MPDILLRAAVIAVVLAVASGLWLLRERRRGQLRPVRAGTAADSLTLARVRAAVGPLLDPGARATLVQLSSETCTPCRQSARTWSSLTPHHPGVNFLEIDAAEHLDLARAFDVLRTPTTLVFDAAGTAVGRVLGPPTPSQAREILAGLHPIPEYR, encoded by the coding sequence ATGCCGGACATCCTCCTGCGCGCGGCGGTGATCGCCGTGGTCCTCGCTGTGGCCAGCGGCCTGTGGTTGCTGCGGGAGCGCCGCCGTGGCCAGCTGCGCCCGGTCCGCGCCGGCACTGCGGCGGACTCCCTGACGCTCGCCCGTGTTCGTGCCGCCGTCGGCCCGCTACTGGATCCCGGCGCCCGGGCCACGCTCGTCCAGCTCTCCAGCGAGACGTGCACACCCTGCCGGCAAAGCGCGCGCACCTGGTCGAGCCTCACGCCTCACCACCCTGGCGTGAACTTCCTCGAGATCGACGCCGCTGAGCACCTCGACCTCGCCCGGGCGTTCGACGTGCTCCGCACCCCGACCACCCTCGTGTTCGACGCGGCCGGCACAGCCGTCGGCCGCGTCCTCGGACCGCCCACCCCGTCCCAGGCCAGGGAGATCCTGGCCGGCCTCCACCCGATCCCGGAGTACCGATGA
- a CDS encoding DUF4395 domain-containing protein, whose translation MTAETTARTTGIDPRGPRFGAAVTSVLLVVVILLGQTPTATILLVVVTASFALGAVRGTQGTWQGWLFRTLVRPRLAPPAELEDQAPPRFAQLVGLVVTGIGLALALAGLGWALPVFAGVALVAAFLNAAFGFCLGCELYVVGRRLVAAR comes from the coding sequence ATGACCGCCGAAACCACCGCCCGCACGACCGGCATCGACCCCCGCGGACCGCGCTTCGGTGCCGCGGTCACCAGCGTGCTTCTCGTCGTCGTCATCCTCCTCGGGCAGACACCGACCGCCACGATCCTGCTCGTCGTCGTCACCGCGTCTTTCGCGCTGGGAGCGGTACGTGGCACCCAGGGCACCTGGCAGGGCTGGCTCTTCCGGACTCTTGTCCGCCCGCGACTGGCGCCACCGGCCGAGCTCGAGGACCAGGCGCCGCCGCGGTTCGCGCAGCTCGTGGGGCTGGTCGTCACGGGCATCGGTCTCGCCCTGGCGCTGGCCGGTCTCGGGTGGGCCCTGCCGGTGTTCGCCGGTGTCGCACTCGTCGCGGCATTCCTCAACGCGGCCTTCGGCTTCTGCCTCGGCTGCGAGCTGTATGTGGTCGGACGGCGGCTCGTCGCCGCCCGCTGA
- a CDS encoding M1 family metallopeptidase, with protein sequence MRRRTLSAAVVTALLALSACTGTDAPGGGASGSGAPSRSGADGSSGPVRPGEERPEATASGAASWPAPDPSRPVMDLSFTVATDLRSAVGQERVRFTPDLDVCELVFRAWPNNPSIAAAGNALVMDAVSVDGAPAVAEVSPAGAPEGSPGTLIEVQLPGCVDAATPIDVDLGFTLTFGEDSGERVGVTPEDEVAWFGSAYPMLAWERGVGWARDDAVPVSGETATSEDFELRSLEVTAPSEYDVLGAGELVGTTDGEDPGTTIHRFTAPAVRDVTVTVGRLDVIQYTVGDVTVHVGAPTIGIRSTPQRWAEELAGSVERVSALLGPMPYDDLWVSVLPDTADGVEFPGAVQFRDTNPRRDGWLVTHEVAHMWFYGLVGNNQGRDPWLDESFASFVQVVADDRDRDPAPSGDVPRLVLGDVGRPMSFWAEQFDRPGNAYIQGVYVAGTDALIEARRAVGADAFDDALRSYIRANAHSVATPEDVVEAFADLPEVIEVLKDAGALER encoded by the coding sequence ATGAGGCGCCGAACGCTCTCGGCCGCCGTCGTCACGGCGCTGCTGGCGCTCTCGGCGTGCACGGGAACGGACGCGCCCGGCGGCGGGGCGTCCGGCAGTGGGGCGCCCAGCCGGAGCGGGGCCGACGGGTCGTCCGGCCCGGTGCGCCCGGGCGAGGAACGGCCCGAGGCGACGGCGTCCGGTGCCGCGTCCTGGCCCGCACCTGACCCCTCACGACCCGTGATGGACCTGAGCTTCACGGTCGCCACGGACCTGCGCTCCGCCGTCGGGCAGGAGCGGGTGCGGTTCACCCCGGACCTCGACGTGTGCGAGCTGGTGTTCCGGGCGTGGCCGAACAACCCCTCCATCGCGGCGGCCGGCAACGCGCTGGTGATGGACGCGGTCAGCGTGGACGGGGCGCCGGCCGTGGCCGAAGTGTCCCCGGCGGGGGCGCCGGAGGGATCGCCGGGCACGCTCATCGAGGTGCAGCTGCCGGGCTGCGTCGACGCCGCCACGCCGATCGACGTCGACCTCGGTTTCACCCTCACGTTCGGTGAGGACTCCGGCGAGCGGGTCGGTGTCACGCCCGAGGACGAGGTCGCGTGGTTTGGATCCGCGTACCCGATGCTCGCCTGGGAGCGGGGTGTCGGGTGGGCGCGGGACGACGCCGTACCGGTCTCCGGCGAGACGGCCACCAGTGAGGACTTCGAGCTGCGGTCGCTGGAGGTGACGGCGCCGTCGGAGTACGACGTGCTGGGCGCCGGCGAGCTTGTCGGCACCACGGACGGTGAGGACCCGGGCACCACCATCCACCGGTTCACCGCTCCCGCGGTTCGGGACGTCACGGTGACGGTGGGCCGGCTCGACGTCATCCAGTACACCGTCGGCGACGTGACGGTCCACGTCGGTGCACCGACCATCGGCATCCGCTCTACGCCCCAGCGGTGGGCGGAGGAACTGGCGGGCTCCGTGGAAAGGGTCAGCGCCCTGCTGGGACCGATGCCGTACGACGACCTGTGGGTCAGCGTGCTGCCCGACACCGCAGACGGCGTCGAGTTTCCCGGGGCCGTCCAGTTCAGGGACACCAACCCCCGCAGGGACGGCTGGCTGGTCACCCATGAGGTCGCCCACATGTGGTTCTACGGTCTCGTGGGCAACAACCAGGGTCGTGACCCGTGGCTCGACGAGTCCTTCGCCTCGTTCGTGCAGGTCGTGGCCGACGACCGGGACCGGGACCCGGCGCCGTCCGGGGACGTGCCGCGCCTGGTGCTGGGTGACGTCGGCCGGCCGATGTCGTTCTGGGCGGAGCAGTTCGACCGGCCCGGCAACGCCTACATCCAAGGCGTCTACGTGGCCGGCACGGACGCCCTCATCGAGGCCCGCCGGGCCGTCGGCGCCGATGCGTTCGACGACGCGCTCCGCTCGTACATTCGCGCCAACGCGCATTCGGTCGCCACACCCGAGGACGTCGTCGAGGCCTTCGCCGACCTTCCCGAGGTGATCGAGGTGCTGAAGGACGCCGGTGCGCTGGAACGGTGA